The following are encoded together in the Monodelphis domestica isolate mMonDom1 chromosome 5, mMonDom1.pri, whole genome shotgun sequence genome:
- the LOC100022424 gene encoding P2X purinoceptor 5-like yields MSQVDCRTLCFSIFYYKTQKYLLTTDIRVGLLYRLTQLGILLYLLWWVFLEQKSYQTIDNSIESSVISKIKGTSYRNSSDSGNNFWDSTDFVLPSLGENVFFIITNLIMTPNQRQTTCAESPKNPNAQCSQDSDCPKGKSVIRGNGVMTGNCLIAGGDGSGTCEIFAWCPLENSPHSKKIVLENAENFTIYVKNHIRFSKFNISKTNLREAQSKSYLKSCRFGPDSMDCPIFRVGNLVNYSGNNFQAMAKDGGVIEIQMHWDCNLDFTTVCKLHYSFHRLDNSNSVSGGYNFRFARYYQDANGVELRKLMKVYGIRFDVLVSGRAGKFSIIPVVINVGTSLALLSAATFICDLVLLYLVKKRRIYRDKKYEEIVSHKKLPV; encoded by the coding sequence ATGAGCCAAGTGGATTGCAGGACCCTGTGCTTCAGCATATTCTACTACAAGACACAAAAGTACCTCCTCACCACTGACATCAGGGTGGGACTCCTTTACCGGCTGACACAGTTAGGCATTCTGTTGTACCTGCTCTGGTGGGTGTTCCTGGAACAGAAAAGCTACCAGACGATAGACAATTCAATTGAGAGCTCCGTCATTAGCAAGATCAAAGGCACCTCCTACAGAAACAGTTCAGATTCTGGGAATAATTTCTGGGATTCAACTGACTTCGTCCTTCCCTCCCTGggagaaaatgttttcttcattatCACCAACCTGATTATGACTCCAAACCAGCGGCAAACTACCTGTGCTGAGAGCCCCAAAAACCCAAATGCTCAGTGCTCCCAGGACAGCGACTGCCCTAAAGGAAAATCTGTTATTCGAGGGAATGGAGTGATGACTGGCAACTGTTTGATAGCGGGAGGCGATGGCAGTGGCACATGTGAGATCTTTGCCTGGTGCCCATTGGAGAACTCACCCCATTCCAAGAAAATAGTTTTGGAAAATGCTGAAAACTTTACGATCTACGTCAAGAATCACATCCGCTTCTCCAAATTCAACATTTCCAAGACCAATTTACGAGAAGCCCAAAGCAAATCCTATCTGAAATCCTGCCGCTTTGGTCCGGACAGTATGGACTGCCCTATCTTCCGAGTGGGTAATCTGGTCAACTATTCTGGGAATAATTTCCAGGCAATGGCCAAGGACGGTGGGGTGATAGAGATCCAGATGCATTGGGACTGTAATCTGGATTTTACCACGGTCTGCAAGCTCCATTACTCCTTCCACCGACTGGACAATTCAAACAGCGTTTCCGGTGGATACAACTTCAGATTTGCTAGGTATTATCAAGATGCCAATGGGGTAGAGTTGCGCAAGCTGATGAAGGTCTATGGGATCCGATTTGACGTGCTGGTGAGTGGCAGGGCTGGAAAGTTCAGTATCATTCCTGTGGTCATCAACGTGGGCACAAGTTTAGCCTTGTTGAGCGCCGCGACTTTTATCTGTGACTTAGTGCTCCTTTACCTGGTCAAAAAAAGGCGCATATACCGAGATAAAAAGTACGAGGAAATAGTTTCCCACAAGAAACTACCCGTCTAA